One Bufo gargarizans isolate SCDJY-AF-19 chromosome 3, ASM1485885v1, whole genome shotgun sequence DNA segment encodes these proteins:
- the LOC122930262 gene encoding rho-related GTP-binding protein RhoC: MAAIRKKLVIVGDGACGKTCLLIVFSKDQFPEVYVPTVFENYIADIEVDGKQVELALWDTAGQEDYDRLRPLSYPDTDVILMCFSIDSPDSLENIPEKWTPEVKHFCPNVPIILVGNKKDLRNDEHTRRELTKMKQEPVKPEDGREMANRINAFGYLECSAKTKDGVREVFEMATRAALQVRKHRKKQRCSIL; encoded by the exons ATGGCAGCGATTCGAAAAAAGCTGGTAATTGTTGGAGATGGTGCATGCGGGAAAACCTGCCTCTTAATCGTGTTCAGCAAGGATCAGTTTCCTGAGGTGTATGTGCCAACCGTCTTTGAGAACTACATTGCTGATATCGAAGTAGATGGGAAACAG GTGGAACTGGCTCTGTGGGACACAGCAGGACAGGAGGATTACGACAGACTGCGCCCACTCTCGTACCCCGATACCGATGTTATTCTGATGTGTTTCTCAATTGACAGCCCAGACAGTTTAG AGAATATTCCAGAGAAGTGGACTCCTGAAGTGAAGCATTTCTGCCCTAATGTTCCCATCATTCTAGTTGGCAACAAAAAAGATCTTAGAAATGATGAACATACCCGTAGAGAGCTAACAAAGATGAAACAA GAGCCCGTCAAGCCTGAAGATGGAAGAGAAATGGCCAACAGAATAAATGCCTTTGGTTATCTTGAATGTTCTGCTAAGACCAAGGATGGAGTGCGGGAAGTATTTGAAATGGCAACACGGGCAGCACTGCAAGTCCGAAAACACAGGAAGAAGCAGCGTTGCTCCATCCTATAA